From the genome of Primulina eburnea isolate SZY01 chromosome 12, ASM2296580v1, whole genome shotgun sequence, one region includes:
- the LOC140807200 gene encoding 1,4-dihydroxy-2-naphthoyl-CoA synthase, peroxisomal-like: MEGMTQKDLDLVNRRMVSVSGHFTPAAESGGIAMSSCSGRLNDSYHRVHGEVPGFIPEWKQVPDESGKPFTDIIYEKAVGEGIAKITINRPERRNAFRPHTVKELMRAFNDSRDDNTIGVIIFTGKGTQAFCSGGDQSFRGKNGYSDYDNFGRLNVLDLQVQIRRLPKPVIAMVAGYAVGGGHVLHMVCDMTIAADNAVFGQTGPKVGSFDAGYGASVMDRLVGPKKAREMWFMARFYNAAEADKMGLVNKVVPLENLEEETIKWCREIMRNSPMAIRVLKSALNAVDDGHSGLQQIAGDGTLLFYGTEEGAEGKNSYLQHRKPDFSKFPRLP; the protein is encoded by the exons ATGGAAGGGATGACACAGAAGGATCTCGACCTTGTTAACAGGAGAATGGTCTCTGTTTCCGGGCATTTCACTCCAGCTGCTGAGAGCGGGGGCATTGCCATGTCGAGCTGCAGCGGAAGATTGAACGATTCCTACCATCGTGTGCACGGAGAAGTTCCGGGTTTTATCCCCGAATGGAAGCAGGTGCCCGATGAGTCCGGGAAGCCGTTCACTGATATCATCTACGAAAAGGCCGTCGGAGAAGGCATTGCCAAG ATAACAATTAACAGGCCAGAGAGGAGAAACGCATTCAGGCCACACACGGTGAAGGAGCTCATGCGGGCATTTAATGATTCCAGGGACGATAACACTATCGGGGTCATTATTTTCACCGGAAag GGCACACAAGCCTTTTGCAGTGGAGGTGATCAATCATTCAGAGGCAAAAATGGATACTCCGACTACGACAATTTCGGTCGCCTGAACGTCCTAGATTTACAGGTGCAAATTCGTCGTCTCCCAAAGCCCGTGATTGCGATGGTTGCTGGCTACGCTGTCGGGGGTGGACATGTGCTCCATATGGTTTGCGACATGACAATTGCAGCAGATAATGCTGTTTTTGGCCAGACAGGACCAAAAGTGGGAAGCTTTGATGCTGGCTACGGAGCTTCTGTTATGGATCGTTTG GTTGGACCAAAAAAAGCTCGTGAAATGTGGTTCATGGCAAGATTTTACAATGCCGCGGAAGCTGATAAAATGGGACTCGTCAATAAAGTTGTCCCA CTGGAAAATTTGGAAGAGGAGACAATCAAATGGTGCAGAGAGATCATGAGGAACAGCCCAATGGCAAttcgtgtcctcaaatcggcTCTCAACGCAGTCGACGACGGTCACTCCGGACTTCAG CAAATTGCTGGAGATGGGACTCTTCTGTTTTATGGAACTGAGGAAGGTGCAGAGGGGAAGAACTCATACTTGCAACACAGGAAGCCTGACTTCTCCAAATTCCCCCGTCTTCCTTGA
- the LOC140807236 gene encoding carbonic anhydrase 2-like: MAGRLRKCMMLCCTKNPVKEEMAKDTFEEAIAGLQKLLSDKVELEGVAAAKVRQLTAELEGDAAVKHSDPDERIRAGFHHFKKAKYERNPELYRELAKGQSPKFLVFACSDSRVCPSHILNFQPGEAFVVRNIANMVPPFDKTKYSGMGAAIEYAVVHLKVENILVIGHSCCGGIKGLMSIPDDGTTQSDFIEEWVAICKHAKSKVKTECKDLDVTEQCTQLEKEAVNVSLANLLTYPYVNEGVVKKTLSLKGAHYDFVKGSFESWNLES, encoded by the exons ATGGCTGGAAGATTAAGGAAATGCATGATGCTGTGTTGCACCAAGAATCCTGTG AAAGAGGAAATGGCAAAGGACACATTCGAGGAAGCCATTGCAGGCCTGCAGAAGCTTCTCAG TGATAAAGTTGAGCTGGAGGGGGTGGCGGCCGCAAAGGTGAGGCAGCTGACGGCGGAGTTGGAGGGTGACGCAGCCGTGAAGCACTCTGACCCGGATGAGAGGATACGGGCCGGGTTCCATCATTTCAAGAAAGCGAAATACGA GAGGAATCCTGAGCTGTATCGAGAACTTGCAAAAGGCCAAAGCCCCaag TTCTTGGTATTTGCCTGCTCTGACTCCCGAGTGTGCCCTTCCCACATTCTTAACTTTCAACCCGGGGAGGCCTTTGTTGTCCGAAACATCGCTAACATGGTCCCACCATTTGATAAG ACGAAGTATTCTGGAATGGGAGCGGCAATTGAATATGCAGTGGTGCACCTAAAG GTGGAGAATATTTTAGTAATTGGCCATAGCTGTTGCGGAGGGATAAAGGGGCTTATGTCCATTCCTGATGATGGAACTACTCAAAG TGATTTTATAGAAGAGTGGGTCGCTATTTGCAAGCACGCCAAGTCCAAAGTGAAAACAGAATGCAAAGATTTGGATGTCACTGAACAGTGCACACAGCTGGAGAAG GAGGCGGTGAATGTATCGCTGGCAAACCTGTTAACCTACCCATATGTAAATGAAGGTGTAGTGAAGAAAACCCTTTCATTGAAGGGAGCACACTATGATTTCGTGAAAGGTTCATTTGAGTCCTGGAATCTCGAGTCTTGA
- the LOC140807270 gene encoding pentatricopeptide repeat-containing protein At1g74600, chloroplastic-like — MKCQNLLFSFGRGITKCSYKCKPVDSVHFSLPLHTLCHNSNGNLNIYSNNRIITDLLKSGSLHIAFKMFDEMRERDVITWNIMISGYYRFGFSKESLVLYKRMVGSGMVENSSTFSTVLSLCSSKRLYGEGPVVHCRVIVLGFSLNLYIGSALVDLYLKMGRSDTGLRLFGSLPERNLAAWNVLLRGVCDTGRSKELLRLYDEMKLDNVEPNGLTFCYLIRGCGYERFLDEGMQLHCLVIKTGMVNSNLFLANSLVDFYSACGSFIDAWKSFKCIPPEDVISWNSMVSVCAGNGYYIDAIEIFQQMQRFGKKPSVTSFFEFLKLSSATKSIMSGKQIHGSVLKLNLDSTLIQSSLIDMYGKCGDIESSVAIFESVPERTLECCNCLMSSLLRFDLTEDVIELFGLMVDEKIGYDEASLSTTLKALSISTFASAASFGLVHCCSIKSGFEYDITVSCSLIDAYSRLGGVKFSRQVFNQITSPNVICFTSIISALARNGFGFECLEMFDTMIQNGLKPDKVTFLSVLTGCSYSGLVDEGRSVFHAMKTRCGLHPERQHYSCMVDLLGRAGLVNEAEKLLKDTPWQVDAIIWSSILRSCTIHHNEQAGKRAAKILIDLEPEDPALWLQASNFYYEIGDFDTSKEFREVAVARKMRKDIGQSYIEVLDHG, encoded by the coding sequence ATGAAATGTCAGAACTTGCTGTTTTCCTTTGGCAGAGGGATAACAAAATGCTCTTACAAATGCAAACCTGTCGATTCAGTCCATTTTTCTCTACCCTTGCACACACTTTGCCACAATAGTAATGGGAATTTGAATATTTACTCCAATAATAGAATCATTACTGACTTATTAAAATCCGGATCTTTACATATTGCATTCAAGATGTTTGATGAAATGCGGGAGCGTGATGTAATCACGTGGAACATCATGATATCTGGGTACTATCGTTTTGGGTTCTCGAAGGAATCTTTGGTTCTTTATAAACGAATGGTTGGCTCGGGCATGGTGGAAAATTCATCGACATTTTCAACTGTTCTAAGTTTGTGTAGCTCCAAGAGGTTATACGGAGAAGGACCTGTAGTTCATTGTAGAGTTATTGTTCTTGGGTTTAGTTTGAACTTGTACATAGGCTCCGCCCTTGTCGATCTTTATTTGAAAATGGGTCGTTCTGATACTGGTTTAAGATTGTTTGGTAGCTTACCAGAGAGAAATTTGGCCGCTTGGAATGTTTTGTTACGTGGGGTTTGTGATACAGGAAGATCGAAGGAGTTGTTAAGATTGTATGATGAAATGAAATTAGATAATGTGGAACCGAATGGGCTCACGTTTTGTTATTTGATTCGGGGGTGTGGATATGAGAGGTTTCTTGATGAGGGAATGCAACTGCATTGCTTGGTTATCAAAACTGGAATGGTGAATTCAAATTTGTTTCTAGCCAATTCTTTGGTTGACTTTTACTCTGCTTGTGGGAGTTTCATCGATGCATGGAAATCATTTAAGTGTATCCCACCCGAAGATGTGATTTCCTGGAATTCCATGGTTTCTGTTTGTGCAGGTAATGGTTACTACATCGATGCTATTGAAATCTTTCAGCAAATGcagcgttttggtaagaagccATCAGTTACTTCATTCTTCGAATTCTTGAAGTTATCTAGTGCAACAAAGAGTATAATGTCAGGGAAACAAATTCATGGTTCTGTTTTGAAGTTAAATTTGGACAGTACACTTATTCAATCTTCTTTGATCGATATGTATGGAAAATGTGGAGATATCGAGAGCTCGGTTGCTATATTTGAGAGTGTTCCAGAGAGAACTCTCGAGTGTTGTAACTGTCTTATGTCATCTTTACTGAGATTTGATCTCACTGAGGACGTGATTGAATTGTTTGGTCTGATGGTTGATGAAAAAATTGGATATGATGAGGCTAGTCTTTCTACTACTTTGAAAGCACTATCGATATCAACATTTGCTAGTGCAGCAAGCTTCGGTTTGGTGCATTGTTGCTCTATAAAGTCGGGTTTCGAATATGACATTACAGTCTCTTGCTCTTTGATTGATGCATACTCTAGATTAGGTGGTGTTAAATTTTCTCGGcaggtttttaatcaaattacttCCCCAAATGTGATCTGTTTTACATCAATCATTAGCGCACTAGCACGAAATGGATTTGGATTTGAGTGCCTTGAAATGTTTGACACAATGATCCAAAATGGTCTTAAACCAGACAAAGTAACATTTTTGAGCGTATTAACGGGTTGCAGCTATTCAGGACTTGTTGACGAGGGAAGATCCGTCTTCCATGCAATGAAAACTCGATGTGGTCTACATCCAGAGAGACAACATTATTCCTGTATGGTTGATCTTCTTGGCCGTGCAGGTTTGGTGAACGAAGCAGAAAAGTTACTCAAAGATACACCTTGGCAGGTTGATGCCATAATTTGGAGTTCGATCTTGAGGAGTTGCACGATTCATCACAATGAACAAGCGGGAAAAagagctgcaaaaatcttgatTGACCTTGAGCCAGAGGACCCTGCTCTCTGGTTACAAGCATCAAACTTTTATTACGAAATTGGGGATTTTGATACTTCAAAAGAGTTCCGGGAGGTTGCGGTGGCAAGAAAGATGAGAAAGGATATAGGTCAAAGTTATATTGAGGTTCTTGATCATGGCTAG